In Gemmatimonadota bacterium, a single genomic region encodes these proteins:
- a CDS encoding enoyl-CoA hydratase (Catalyzes the reversible hydration of unsaturated fatty acyl-CoA to beta-hydroxyacyl-CoA), which yields MTDKIIVQKDGGVGHIRLNQPEKHNAISYEMWQGMARAIDDFESDDAVRVIVLSGEGGRAFSAGADISQFEAQRGTADAVEVYNATMGRAYEKLAQVLKPTIAKIAGYCIGGGLATALCCDLRIASDDSSFAIPAAKLGLGYGYGALKPLVGLVGPANACEILFTARRFNASEAYHMGLINRVLSRDELDAYVDDYAETIAGNAPLTIRASKQIIAEIGKDADQRDLDLCQRVIDACFASEDYKEGRVAFMEKRKPDFQGR from the coding sequence ATGACAGATAAAATTATTGTGCAGAAAGATGGCGGTGTTGGACATATTCGCCTGAATCAGCCAGAGAAACACAATGCCATTTCTTATGAGATGTGGCAGGGTATGGCGCGGGCGATTGACGATTTTGAATCGGACGATGCGGTTCGCGTTATTGTGCTTTCGGGCGAGGGCGGCAGGGCGTTTTCTGCGGGGGCGGATATTTCGCAGTTTGAAGCGCAACGCGGGACGGCAGATGCGGTGGAGGTGTATAATGCGACTATGGGGCGCGCTTATGAGAAGCTCGCGCAGGTGCTCAAGCCCACGATTGCCAAAATTGCGGGGTATTGTATTGGTGGTGGACTTGCTACTGCGCTGTGTTGCGATTTGCGGATTGCGTCCGATGATTCGTCTTTTGCCATTCCCGCTGCGAAGCTGGGCCTGGGGTATGGGTACGGTGCGCTCAAACCGCTTGTGGGTTTGGTGGGTCCTGCCAATGCGTGCGAGATTTTGTTCACGGCGCGTCGGTTCAATGCTTCTGAGGCGTATCACATGGGTCTGATTAACCGGGTTTTGTCGCGGGATGAGTTAGACGCTTATGTGGATGATTATGCCGAGACCATTGCGGGTAATGCGCCGCTTACGATCAGGGCGAGCAAGCAGATTATTGCAGAGATTGGCAAAGATGCAGATCAGCGCGATCTCGATTTGTGCCAGCGGGTTATTGATGCCTGTTTTGCGAGCGAGGATTACAAAGAGGGCCGCGTAGCATTTATGGAGAAGCGCAAGCCAGATTTTCAGGGGCGATAG
- a CDS encoding phytanoyl-CoA dioxygenase family protein, protein MMRPTEMEEYLFDLRGYIVLKNAVDAEHLVELNEIIDTYDDLEPDGWRGWVHRSGGPRHLHNIFEMGEPFERLIDHSSWVHHMGRFVGGDDGLFIDESFIDIRSRGGATRIHSGAHKRRIRTQFRFHNNQFRCGQINILLALNDIGDGDGATMAIPGSHKSNLLHPAFEDPKGTGSGHSLDRVEAAVQIQLDAGDAVFFVDCMAHGSSERTRPGERRVAIIRYGPHWGNDRYGYQPSPELIARLTPERRKIVQPLPPKMPPGVQWTNRRIDE, encoded by the coding sequence ATGATGCGACCGACTGAAATGGAGGAATATCTTTTTGATTTGCGCGGCTATATTGTGCTGAAAAATGCCGTGGATGCCGAGCATCTCGTCGAACTCAATGAGATTATCGATACGTATGACGATCTCGAACCCGATGGATGGCGGGGGTGGGTTCATCGGAGCGGGGGGCCACGACATTTGCACAATATTTTTGAGATGGGTGAACCTTTTGAACGCTTGATTGACCATTCATCGTGGGTTCATCACATGGGGCGCTTTGTCGGTGGGGATGATGGTCTTTTTATAGATGAGTCATTTATTGATATTCGGTCTCGGGGCGGTGCGACGCGCATTCATTCGGGCGCGCACAAGCGGCGCATCCGCACGCAGTTTCGCTTTCACAACAATCAGTTTCGCTGTGGGCAGATCAATATTTTGCTGGCGCTTAACGATATTGGGGATGGCGATGGGGCGACGATGGCGATTCCCGGTTCGCACAAGTCCAATTTGCTTCATCCCGCGTTTGAGGATCCCAAAGGTACGGGTAGTGGGCATTCGCTGGACCGCGTTGAAGCGGCTGTTCAGATTCAGCTCGATGCGGGTGATGCGGTTTTTTTTGTGGATTGTATGGCGCACGGTTCGTCAGAGCGCACGCGCCCCGGTGAGCGTCGCGTTGCTATTATTCGCTATGGTCCGCACTGGGGTAATGACCGATACGGCTATCAGCCTTCGCCCGAGTTGATTGCGCGTTTGACGCCCGAACGACGTAAGATTGTTCAGCCTCTGCCGCCTAAGATGCCGCCGGGTGTGCAGTGGACGAATAGACGAATAGACGAATAG
- a CDS encoding CoA transferase — protein sequence MIDKIHAPLARFTVLDLTRVRAGPTAVRQLADWGANIIKIEPPESIDEAKTMGGPRHGPDFQNLHRNKRGMTLNLKADAGREAFFRMVKRADVVVENFRPDVKDRLDIGYERCKRENPGIVYASISGFGQEGPYRLRPGFDQIAQGMGGLMWITGLPGQGPVRVGVPIADLASGLYTAIGILTALLQREETGEGQWVHTSLLEAQIAMLDFQAARWLIANEVPEQAGNNHPTSIPTGVFQTRDGYINIACSGEQMWQRLCDVLGAGDLYRDERFSNGGVRLTNRDALNESLQKYFIGQDSAHWIDALNEAGVPCGPIYKMDEMWSDPQVMHLKMSRSVTNRVMGDYDVVRNATNLSNAPDLPYRASPERGEHTDEILSEFGFSEGEIAAMKEENVV from the coding sequence ATGATAGATAAGATACACGCCCCTCTCGCCCGTTTTACTGTGCTCGATTTGACCCGTGTGCGCGCGGGTCCCACTGCTGTGCGTCAGCTTGCGGATTGGGGGGCGAATATTATTAAAATTGAACCGCCTGAAAGTATTGACGAGGCAAAGACTATGGGGGGACCGCGTCACGGGCCGGATTTTCAGAATTTGCACAGAAACAAACGCGGGATGACTTTGAATCTCAAAGCCGATGCGGGTCGCGAGGCGTTTTTCCGCATGGTTAAGCGCGCGGATGTGGTTGTGGAGAATTTTCGGCCGGATGTTAAAGATCGCCTCGATATTGGGTATGAGAGGTGTAAGAGAGAGAATCCGGGTATTGTGTACGCGAGTATTTCGGGATTTGGGCAGGAGGGACCATATAGATTGCGCCCGGGCTTTGATCAGATTGCACAGGGTATGGGGGGGTTAATGTGGATTACGGGTTTGCCGGGGCAGGGTCCGGTGCGCGTTGGGGTGCCGATTGCAGATCTCGCTTCGGGTTTGTACACCGCTATTGGTATTCTCACTGCTTTGCTTCAGCGCGAGGAGACCGGGGAGGGGCAGTGGGTGCATACGTCATTGCTGGAAGCACAAATTGCGATGCTGGATTTTCAGGCGGCGCGATGGTTGATTGCAAATGAGGTGCCCGAGCAAGCGGGCAATAATCATCCCACGAGTATTCCGACGGGTGTGTTTCAGACCCGCGATGGGTATATCAATATTGCCTGTAGTGGAGAGCAGATGTGGCAGCGCCTGTGCGATGTGCTGGGTGCTGGAGATTTGTACAGGGATGAGAGGTTTTCCAATGGCGGAGTGCGGTTGACAAATCGGGATGCGCTGAATGAGAGTTTGCAAAAGTATTTTATAGGGCAAGATAGTGCCCATTGGATTGATGCGCTGAATGAAGCGGGTGTGCCGTGTGGGCCAATTTATAAGATGGATGAGATGTGGTCTGATCCGCAGGTTATGCACTTGAAGATGTCGCGTTCGGTGACTAACCGCGTTATGGGGGATTACGATGTGGTGAGGAATGCGACTAATTTGAGCAATGCGCCAGATCTGCCCTACAGGGCGTCGCCCGAACGGGGTGAGCATACGGATGAGATTTTGAGTGAGTTTGGGTTTTCGGAAGGTGAAATTGCGGCTATGAAAGAGGAGAATGTCGTTTGA
- a CDS encoding HAD family hydrolase produces MYRTIFFDGYGTLFDKAFDALYETCQIIVDDLQIDMSKEAFLDHWDRYFFPLLREGDFISFWDAHIIGLEKTFADLNVRANPESYTAGLFDAFGCVPVFCDVKPTLDVLSDVKTGVISNADHGHLTSALRANDLSFPVVVSSESTRCYKPNPDIFFSAFEALGADPDQTLYVGDSQEDDIVGARRAGISIAWLNRDGAVRRDDIPEPDYEISSLLELSDILGEK; encoded by the coding sequence ATGTACAGGACGATTTTTTTTGATGGGTATGGGACGCTTTTTGACAAGGCTTTTGATGCGCTGTATGAGACGTGTCAGATTATTGTCGATGATTTGCAGATCGATATGAGTAAGGAGGCGTTTCTCGATCACTGGGATCGCTACTTTTTTCCTCTGTTGAGAGAGGGAGATTTTATCTCGTTTTGGGATGCGCATATTATTGGCCTGGAGAAGACGTTTGCCGATTTGAATGTGCGGGCGAATCCCGAGTCTTATACGGCAGGTCTTTTTGATGCTTTTGGCTGCGTGCCCGTTTTTTGCGATGTAAAACCCACTCTTGATGTTTTGTCCGATGTGAAAACCGGTGTGATTTCCAATGCGGATCACGGGCATCTCACGTCTGCTTTGCGTGCTAATGATCTGAGTTTTCCGGTTGTGGTCAGTTCGGAATCCACGCGGTGTTATAAGCCAAATCCCGATATTTTCTTTTCTGCTTTTGAGGCTCTCGGTGCCGATCCCGATCAGACTTTGTATGTCGGCGATTCACAGGAGGACGATATTGTGGGTGCAAGGCGGGCTGGTATTTCCATTGCCTGGCTCAACCGGGATGGGGCTGTGCGGCGGGACGATATTCCGGAGCCAGATTATGAGATTAGCAGTTTGTTGGAGTTGAGCGATATTTTGGGAGAGAAATGA
- a CDS encoding type II toxin-antitoxin system HicB family antitoxin produces MNYQITALIEREGDGYVSRCPELDVCSQGDSIEEARANLQEAVELFLECASPEEIEEVYHAARV; encoded by the coding sequence ATGAATTATCAGATAACAGCTCTTATTGAACGCGAGGGCGATGGCTACGTATCTCGGTGTCCTGAATTAGATGTGTGCAGCCAGGGAGATAGTATTGAAGAGGCACGAGCTAATTTGCAAGAGGCTGTGGAGTTGTTTTTGGAATGTGCTTCGCCTGAAGAAATAGAGGAGGTCTATCACGCTGCCCGAGTTTGA
- a CDS encoding metallophosphoesterase, whose translation MPSHFVFVTDSHHHAAAEKDFGAPKMLTRSHEIHRAMVPAINACKADFIVHGGDVVCGGGAFEIPYDIYLQTIDEAKNAFDGLHAPTYYVPGNHDCDAQEGSFEAFARQFPIPETLDIVEAAPRLRLALANVYPISPLKDSLGTWTEAHDRILREAAAKAHNDRCALILFIHPWVFPQYEAQADFVPGGIVTNAEQLMEAVKDLPAVIAIFTGHRHINRIRTYRDFLIVDTACLIGFPLGFREIWLTEDGYFKTRFRTLDLPDLMQASFDRSPVQTNQMWQGEIHDRDTEILIPRLKALWE comes from the coding sequence ATGCCTTCACACTTTGTCTTTGTCACAGACAGCCATCACCACGCCGCAGCCGAAAAAGACTTCGGCGCGCCCAAAATGCTAACGCGCAGCCATGAAATACACCGTGCAATGGTACCCGCCATCAACGCCTGCAAAGCGGACTTCATCGTACACGGCGGCGACGTGGTCTGCGGAGGTGGCGCATTTGAAATACCTTATGATATTTATTTGCAAACCATAGATGAAGCCAAAAACGCGTTTGACGGCCTTCACGCGCCCACATACTACGTCCCGGGCAATCACGATTGCGATGCACAGGAAGGGAGCTTTGAGGCTTTTGCCAGACAATTTCCAATCCCCGAAACCCTGGACATCGTCGAAGCCGCGCCGCGCCTGCGCCTGGCGCTCGCCAACGTATATCCCATCAGCCCTCTAAAAGACAGTTTGGGCACATGGACAGAAGCACACGACCGCATCTTGCGCGAAGCCGCCGCAAAAGCTCATAATGACCGTTGCGCCCTCATCCTGTTCATTCACCCCTGGGTCTTCCCCCAATACGAAGCACAGGCCGACTTCGTACCGGGTGGCATTGTCACCAACGCCGAGCAACTCATGGAAGCCGTAAAAGACCTGCCCGCTGTCATAGCCATCTTCACCGGACACAGACACATCAACCGCATCCGCACATATCGCGACTTCCTCATCGTTGACACCGCCTGCCTGATTGGTTTCCCACTGGGCTTCCGCGAAATCTGGCTCACAGAAGACGGCTATTTCAAAACGCGCTTCCGCACACTGGACCTGCCCGACCTGATGCAGGCATCCTTTGACCGCTCGCCCGTACAAACAAATCAAATGTGGCAAGGAGAAATCCACGACCGCGACACAGAAATTTTGATCCCGCGACTAAAAGCACTCTGGGAATAA
- a CDS encoding DUF2283 domain-containing protein, which yields MGNTKMRYFEQEDILYLAISDDPENGSIELSPNITAEYNDKGELIGIEILKASDFIRDSVAESVQGKMLHLLK from the coding sequence ATGGGTAATACAAAGATGAGGTACTTTGAGCAAGAAGACATCTTATACCTGGCGATTTCTGATGATCCAGAAAATGGCAGCATTGAACTCAGTCCCAATATCACAGCAGAATACAACGATAAAGGTGAACTCATTGGCATTGAAATTCTCAAGGCCAGTGACTTTATTCGAGATTCGGTTGCAGAGTCTGTACAGGGAAAAATGCTTCACTTGCTCAAGTGA
- a CDS encoding NAD(P)-dependent oxidoreductase, with protein sequence MKKILITGMSGLIGGAVREQLEGKYELRALNRRDVAGVDCRRADISDFDAICPAFEGVDTVVHLAAAIRSDFEGFVAHNIVGTYNVFEAALRAGVKRVIFASSGSVTAGWENDSPYGAIVSGRYDEVPESWDKFSHRTPTRPRGIYGCTKVWGEALARHYADSTDLSVICLRIGAVNAEDQPNGTRGYSVWCSQSTIAGMVESCIEVSDDLKFDIFYVVSNNKYSYRDMTHARDVLGFEPEGDAEDYR encoded by the coding sequence ATGAAAAAAATTCTCATTACGGGCATGAGTGGGCTTATTGGCGGGGCTGTTCGCGAGCAGCTTGAGGGCAAGTATGAGCTTCGCGCGCTCAATCGCCGCGATGTGGCTGGTGTGGATTGTCGGCGGGCTGATATTTCGGATTTTGACGCGATTTGTCCGGCGTTTGAGGGGGTTGATACGGTTGTGCATCTGGCTGCTGCGATTAGAAGCGATTTTGAGGGGTTTGTCGCGCACAATATCGTGGGGACTTATAATGTTTTTGAAGCGGCGCTCCGCGCCGGGGTCAAGCGCGTTATTTTTGCGAGTAGCGGTTCGGTGACAGCGGGTTGGGAGAATGATTCGCCGTATGGTGCGATTGTGTCGGGGCGATACGATGAGGTGCCCGAGAGTTGGGATAAGTTTTCCCACAGGACGCCTACGCGCCCGCGTGGGATTTACGGTTGTACAAAGGTCTGGGGCGAGGCTTTGGCGCGGCATTATGCCGATAGTACGGATCTGTCTGTTATTTGTCTTCGCATTGGTGCAGTGAATGCCGAGGATCAGCCCAATGGTACGCGCGGTTATTCTGTGTGGTGCAGTCAAAGTACGATTGCCGGCATGGTCGAGTCGTGTATTGAGGTGTCCGATGATCTCAAGTTTGATATTTTCTATGTGGTTTCGAATAACAAATACAGCTATCGGGATATGACGCATGCGCGCGATGTGCTGGGTTTTGAACCCGAGGGGGATGCGGAGGATTATCGCTGA
- a CDS encoding flavoredoxin, whose translation MLIAKIPDDALVVRGGKNRPEDIRRGSGTHPDGIAGVSVESSEGVSISELARMIPHGQVGVTTVGEIRKAGGDVVRTSGRSPYHATLTGLTSEQISELFLPTIPNPAREK comes from the coding sequence ATGTTAATTGCAAAAATTCCTGACGATGCCCTTGTTGTTCGTGGCGGTAAAAACCGACCAGAAGACATTCGACGTGGAAGCGGAACACATCCAGATGGGATCGCAGGCGTATCAGTAGAAAGTAGTGAAGGTGTATCCATCTCTGAATTGGCAAGGATGATTCCACATGGGCAAGTTGGCGTGACAACCGTTGGTGAAATCCGAAAAGCTGGCGGTGATGTGGTGCGAACTTCTGGACGAAGCCCTTATCATGCGACATTGACAGGACTTACGTCCGAACAAATTAGTGAACTTTTTTTGCCAACAATTCCAAATCCCGCACGGGAGAAGTAA